A genomic segment from Chiroxiphia lanceolata isolate bChiLan1 chromosome 27, bChiLan1.pri, whole genome shotgun sequence encodes:
- the TM6SF2 gene encoding LOW QUALITY PROTEIN: transmembrane 6 superfamily member 2 (The sequence of the model RefSeq protein was modified relative to this genomic sequence to represent the inferred CDS: inserted 2 bases in 1 codon; deleted 3 bases in 2 codons) has translation MQLPAGPGALAAPLLSIPVAFGITGATALADNPPLLVLTVTLVLLGLFSIILLVSGVSHFQDPLFCVFVVFSFVSGVDLIIALEDGFISGFMEVYVREGEPYLRTAHGIMICYWDGVVHYGLYLTMVMAIGHRKNYRNLGLFWLGSLLMSVVVFLLGNMIGKYSSELSPSFLLNLPYILLLLWAGARLFQQPREPLPXLSPEKVAEEQRKPLYRRPQDAALVLVLLLMASFTFFRGMVVLDCPADSCFEYIYQHEPYLRDPVAYPKVQMLIYMFYALPFFLLCIYGLVLPGCSWLPDWSLVFAGAVAQAQFSHLGSSLHARPPFPYQTPDDVLWSFLLSNILYALGPQLLVLRCLRCPAFFQPPAPAGLLRAKNTSDGACPARGAALPTLGAAVPTLGIAVPTLGAALPTLGADLPTPGGCCFQPGSCCPH, from the exons atGCAGctcccggcggggccgggcgccCTGGCCGCCCCCCTGCTCTCCATCCCCGTGGCCTTCGGCATCACCGGCGCCACCGCCCTGGCGGA caACCCCCCACTGCTGGTGCTGACGGTGACCCTGGTGCTCCTTGGCCTCTTCTCCATCATCCTCCTCGTCAGCGGCGTGAGCCACTTCCAGGACCCCCTGTTCTGTG TGTTCGTGGTGTTCTCCTTCGTCTCTGGCGTCGACCTCATCATCGCCCTGGAGGATGGGTTCATCTCTGGCTTCATGGAGGTCTATGTCAGAGAG GGCGAGCCCTACCTGCGCACGGCCCACGGGATCATGATCTGTTACTGGGATGGCGTCGTCCACTACGGGCTCTACCTCACCATGGTCATGGCCATCGGCCACAG GAAGAACTACAGGAACCTGGGGCTCTTCTGGCTGGGCTCGCTGCTGATGAGTGTCGTGGTTTTCCTGCTGGGGAACATGATCG GGAAATACAGCTCCGAGCTCAGCCCCTCCTTCCTGCTCAACCTGCCCtacatcctcctcctcctctgggcCGGGGCGAGGCTgttccagcagcccagggagcCGCTGCC CCTCAGCCCCGAGAAG GTGGCGGAGGAGCAGCGCAAACCCCTGTACCGGCGGCCCCAGGACGCGGccctggtgctggtgctgctgctcatgGCCTCGTTCACCTTCTTCAGGGGGATG GTGGTTCTGGACTGTCCTGCTGACTCG TGCTTCGAGTACATCTACCAGCACGAGCCGTACCTGCGCGACCCCGTCGCCTACCCCAAAGTGCAG ATGCTGATCTACATGTTCTACGCCCTCCCCTTCTTCCTGCTCTGCATCTACGGGCTGGTGCTGCCCggctgctcctggctgcccGACTGGAGCCTGGTGTTTGCCGGGGCCGTGGCACAG gctCAGTTCTCCCACCTGGGCTCGTCGCTGCACGCCCGG CCCCCCTTCCCCTACCAGACCCCCGACGACGTCCTGTGGAGCTTCCTCCTGTCCAACATCCTCTACGCGCTGGGCCcgcagctcctggtgctccgCTGCCTGCGCTGCCCCGCCTTCTTCCAGCCCCCCGCTCCTGCCGGCCTGCTCCGGGCAAAGAACACCAGTGACGGGGcctgcccggcccggggggctgctctg CCCAccctgggggctgctgtgccCACTCTGGGGATTGCTGTGCCCACCCTGGGCGCTGCTCTCCCCACCCTGGGGGCTGATCTGCCCACCCCGGGGGGCTGCTGTTTccagcctggcagctgctgtcctcac